The Burkholderia pyrrocinia genome includes a window with the following:
- a CDS encoding mechanosensitive ion channel family protein, with protein sequence MLNLSVTVAYGAPIVVADLVAWRLLGPGRSTAKAVWRCASFAALTYGLFATGVSPLAVPPSPDRFDRLAIQAIGVAWWLQCALVFSLMLDHLLLPRAWRNQRLFHDIAAGAVFGAAAVAALGYVLGLPLSGLVATSGAVAVILGLAVQNTLNDVFSGLVLNTTQPFRLGDTVAIGELEGRIVESNWRATKMINSLGNLVVVPNSTAAKATIVNLSEPANVHGVTLTIEIDPEVRPAIVVDALDRAAASSLDVLTSPAPVSVVKAFRTNSVEYELVCYVDALQKKVAVRNRLYDLAHRHLASADIALRPLGGTAAAHRPVSRGQRLLRAVELFRQLGDEDLAVLADALASRVFHQGEVIYASNSDTRLLTIVGSGVASVFVPGAAGDMEVRRMAPGDAIGQSVVLAGTQLHASVYAVTAVTAYQLSSRDLTPLIARKPELGRLMCESLTEHIATEEKMMIPPAANAHASFNLIEWLEKEMKRLHDSFG encoded by the coding sequence ATGCTGAACCTGTCCGTCACGGTCGCTTACGGCGCACCGATCGTCGTTGCCGACCTCGTTGCATGGCGGTTGCTCGGGCCTGGCCGCTCGACGGCGAAAGCGGTCTGGCGCTGTGCGTCGTTTGCCGCGCTGACCTATGGGCTGTTCGCCACCGGCGTGAGCCCGCTCGCGGTTCCGCCGTCGCCCGACCGGTTCGATCGGCTGGCCATCCAGGCGATCGGTGTCGCGTGGTGGCTGCAGTGCGCGCTGGTGTTCAGCCTGATGCTCGACCATCTGCTGCTGCCGCGCGCGTGGCGCAACCAGCGGCTGTTTCACGACATCGCCGCAGGCGCCGTGTTCGGTGCAGCCGCGGTGGCCGCGCTGGGCTACGTACTGGGCCTGCCGCTGAGCGGCCTGGTCGCGACCTCGGGCGCGGTGGCCGTGATCCTGGGCCTGGCCGTCCAGAACACGCTGAACGACGTGTTCTCGGGCCTCGTCCTGAATACCACCCAGCCGTTTCGCCTGGGCGATACGGTGGCGATCGGCGAGCTGGAAGGGCGGATTGTCGAAAGCAACTGGCGCGCGACCAAGATGATCAACAGCCTCGGCAACCTGGTCGTGGTGCCGAACAGCACGGCGGCGAAGGCGACGATCGTCAACCTGAGCGAACCCGCGAACGTGCACGGTGTGACCCTGACGATCGAGATCGATCCGGAAGTGCGGCCGGCCATCGTCGTCGATGCGCTCGACCGGGCTGCCGCCAGTTCGCTGGACGTGCTGACCAGTCCCGCGCCGGTCTCGGTCGTCAAGGCGTTCAGGACCAACTCTGTCGAATACGAACTCGTCTGTTACGTCGACGCGCTGCAAAAGAAGGTGGCGGTGCGTAACCGGCTCTACGACCTGGCCCATCGGCATCTGGCCTCCGCGGATATCGCGTTGCGCCCGCTTGGCGGGACGGCCGCGGCACACCGACCGGTGTCGCGCGGTCAACGACTGCTGCGCGCGGTCGAACTCTTCAGGCAACTCGGCGACGAGGATCTGGCCGTGCTGGCCGATGCGCTGGCGTCACGCGTATTCCACCAAGGGGAGGTGATCTACGCGTCGAATTCCGATACGCGCCTGCTGACGATCGTCGGATCCGGTGTCGCGTCGGTGTTCGTGCCGGGTGCGGCCGGCGACATGGAGGTCAGGCGGATGGCGCCTGGCGATGCGATCGGCCAGTCCGTCGTGCTGGCCGGCACGCAGCTTCATGCGAGTGTCTACGCCGTGACCGCCGTGACGGCCTATCAGTTGAGCAGCCGCGACCTGACGCCGCTGATCGCGAGGAAACCCGAACTCGGACGGTTGATGTGCGAATCCCTGACCGAACACATCGCGACCGAGGAGAAGATGATGATTCCGCCGGCCGCGAACGCGCATGCGTCGTTCAACCTGATCGAGTGGCTCGAGAAGGAGATGAAGCGCCTTCACGATTCGTTCGGCTGA
- a CDS encoding LysR family transcriptional regulator, producing the protein MKLSFEALEALDAIDRTGTFAEAAELLHRVPSALTYLVQKLESDLDVALFDRSGRRAKLTHAGRVVVEEGRRLLYAAEQLEIKAQRAQQGWETEVRICIDEILPFEALWPYVHTFYGLEMNTRLRLSTEVLGGTWDALISRRADLVVGAAGEPPELPDIIARPIGTLKHVFAVAPTHPLASLPEPLSMASVVEYRGAVISDTSRELQPRSVAVDAGQPYLAVPTLAAKLAAQCEGLAVGTLPDCIAARAIAQGKLVARQVTGMRDTTQCYIAWRGDEAGRALHWWVDQLARPDLVDRFTALA; encoded by the coding sequence ATGAAGCTGTCATTCGAAGCGCTCGAGGCACTGGACGCGATCGACCGCACCGGCACGTTCGCCGAAGCCGCGGAACTCCTGCACCGCGTACCGTCCGCGCTGACTTATCTCGTACAAAAGCTCGAAAGCGACCTCGACGTCGCACTGTTCGACCGGAGCGGGCGCCGTGCGAAGCTCACGCACGCGGGTCGCGTGGTCGTCGAAGAGGGCCGTCGGCTTCTGTATGCCGCGGAACAGCTCGAAATCAAGGCGCAGCGTGCCCAGCAAGGCTGGGAAACCGAGGTTCGCATCTGTATCGACGAGATCCTGCCGTTCGAGGCGTTATGGCCGTACGTGCATACGTTCTACGGACTCGAGATGAATACGCGGCTGCGCCTGTCCACCGAAGTGCTCGGCGGCACCTGGGATGCGCTGATTTCGCGCCGCGCGGATCTCGTCGTCGGCGCGGCGGGCGAGCCGCCGGAACTGCCGGACATCATCGCGCGGCCGATCGGCACGCTCAAGCATGTGTTCGCCGTCGCCCCCACCCATCCGCTCGCGTCGTTGCCCGAACCGCTGTCGATGGCGTCGGTCGTCGAGTATCGCGGCGCCGTCATCAGCGATACCTCTCGCGAACTGCAGCCGCGCTCGGTCGCCGTCGACGCCGGGCAGCCGTATCTCGCGGTCCCCACCCTCGCCGCAAAACTGGCCGCGCAATGCGAAGGACTCGCCGTGGGCACGCTGCCGGATTGCATCGCGGCACGCGCGATCGCGCAGGGCAAGCTCGTCGCCCGCCAGGTAACCGGCATGCGCGACACGACGCAATGCTATATCGCGTGGCGCGGCGACGAGGCCGGACGCGCGCTGCACTGGTGGGTCGATCAGCTCGCCCGCCCCGATCTCGTCGACCGGTTCACCGCGCTCGCGTGA